The nucleotide window TGTTTCATTATGCCTATTCGCGTTACACTTCAGGAACAGCCCGCCGAGCCAGAAAATCAGATCCAGCAAGTACTCCTGAAGGTGGGCGGGCTGGTGCTGCTACCCATCTGGCTGCCGTTGCTGCTGCTGTTTCTGCTGGGCCTTATGCTGGTTTTCGGCTTTCTGCACCTGTGGGATAAGCTACGCGGCACCGCGCCGAAGCCGTTTCTACAACCAGAGTTGCCTAGCGAGCCGGTAGCTGTCTGGCAGAACGAGCGGCTAACTGTTCTGATGCAGGAAGCGGACGATAACGACGCGTTTTACAAACAGCACGAAGCCTTGTTGGATACCTGGACTGATGCGGTTGCCGATCAATATTTTTCCACTCATCAACTCTTTACCCAGCCGCCTATTACTGGCTTAAATCAGGTGGCCGTATCGGATTTCGTGCACCCTTGGGCCGACGGAGTGTTGCTCCAGCTGCTGGAAGCCGCGCCCGGCTCCGAAGCGGGCGTAACGTCCTGGCTGATCTACGTGGATGGCCGCACACTTACTTGGCAGAAGCTGCGGGAAATAGGCCTGTACGCGCTGCACGAGGCCAATCCACCGCTGCCAGATCAGGTGAAGGGTTTTCGCATCAACGGCGACGAGCTAACGGTGAGGCTGGCTCAGGTATAGCCAAATCCTGTACCTACTTTCCCGGCATGCAGGCCGTACCGAAGCTGTACCCATCTTCATCCGAAAACGCCCGCTGCCATGAACCCGACGCAACTCAGCCGCGAACTGCGCACCGCCCAAACTCCTGACCTCAAGCGCCGCCGCTGGATTATCGGCCTGTCCTTGCTGGGCGCCGCCATGGGCCAGATCGTGACCTTGTACCAGACCGGCATCATCCGCCACCTTCCCGACCCGCCCATCGGCCCCTTCGATTCCGATAAGGTGGACGCCTCCGACTACGGTTACAAGCGCCTCGACACGCCCGATGCGGCCGGCATGCTCATCACCTACGCCTTCACCACGGCCCTCGCCTCGGCCGGCGGCAAAGACCGCGCCCTGCTCAAGCCCTGGGTACCCCTGGCCATGGGTGGCAAAATCCTGAGCGACGTCCTCACAAACCTGACGCTGGCCCGCGAAGAATGGCAGGAAAACAAGGCCCTGTGCTTCTACTGCCAAACAGCTAACGTGCTGTCGGTAGCCTCACTGGCCCTGGCCGTACCAGAAGTAGTGCGCGCCGCCCGCAATGCCTTCGGAGGCGGCCCCAACAACGTAGCGCAGGTGTAAGTTTTTGCGCATCTTGTGGCCCCGGCGCTGCTGCTACCTGGCAGGCCGGGGTTTTCTATGCGTAACACATTCTACGGATTGTTATTGTTGGGTTTGGTGGGTTGTGAGACCCGTCAAACAGCTACCACCGAAGCTCGGGTGACACCTCCGGCTGCTGTAAAGCAGTCCGAAGTAGTGCAGCCCGCCGTTCAGCCAAGGCAGGATACCACCGATTACAGTGAGGAAAGTAGTTGGGTAATGGGTGCCCACGCCGAACAGCTAGATACTCTTTTGCGCATAGATGGGAAATCGTACCGCCTGCGGATGCGTGCCCAATCTGACAGTAGTGCTAGGCTTCAATATATTCAGAAGCCTGTGGCCGGAGAATCCCGGCAGATGATAGATACCATCCGTGGCGTCGACGCCAGCTTCACCTACGAGCTGTACGATGGCCAGGGCAAACGGCTGTTTCAACGCGTTTTGCGCAAGCCTGAGTTCTACAAAGCGGCCGGCCACGACCTGACCATCAACAGCGTGCTTATCGGACCTGACTTTGTGGGGTATAACGCCCCCCGCAAGGCCTTGCTGTTCAGCCAAAGCTTTGTGCCCGACGGCACTGACGTCGGCACGCAGTGCTTCCTGATGCTGGGCCTGGATGGGCGGGTCCGAATGCTTATCGAAGGAAACTGGGCGGGTGGGAATGAGGCCGACTGCGGCGTGGCCCAGGCCATCAACGGGGCCACTATCCTAACTTGTCAGGAGTTGATTCTGCCGAACGGGCGCCGTATGAACCTGCAAAAGAAGAACGCGGAGCTCGTTGCGGCTTTTTTTCTGAGCGACAGTACCCTGTTCGTGGCCTACGACTACGTAACGCACCAGTTGGTTAAGCTGGAGGAAGGAGGTCAAGGAATAGAGGAGGTGCGCGACCCGCGCCTGCAGCGCACGGCCAACGCCCAGATACTTGACCTGACGGGCAAGCCCCTGGCTGCCTTCCGCTACGACGGTTTCTCCAACGAGCTGGGGTATCTTGTGCCGCGCCGGTATGTATGGCAGACGAGCACCTATTACCTGCTGGATGAAGCCCGGAATAGCGTGCATCTTATCAGCCAGCAGCACCCCGAAAATCCCCAGGAACTCAAGCTGAGTCAACTGGAGAAGTTCCAAGCCCCTCGCCGGCCTTTGGAGCGAGCCATCAAGCTATACGGCAGCTCCGGCCAGGCTCACCTGTTGTACGTGGACACCCGCACGGGCCGCATCCGTCACCAGATCAACATCTAAACGCCACCACTTCCTCCGTCTCGAAGTAGTACAGCAGCCCGCGCACGTCGGCAAAGCCCAGGCGCTTGAACAGCTGCCCGTACTGGCGCACCAGCTGCTGGTGCCGGTCTTCGGGCGGTGGCACCCGGAAGTCGAGGAGGGTGACGCGCCCCCGGCCCTCACCCAGCCCGGGCTCAAACACCACCCGGTCGGGCTTATAGTCTTCGCGGGGGGCGCCGCCTACCAGAATTTCCCGCTCCGTCTCGGCAATGACCCCGGGCTGGAAATACGGGGCCAGCTGCGGATGCTGCACCACTTGGCGCAGACGTTGGAGCAGCTCGGGCCGCTCGCGGCGGCTTACCAGCCCCTCTGCCGTGAGCTGCCCCGCCACGCGCTCCACATCCGGGGCCATGATGACACGGCGTAGGGCAAAGTGCAGCTTGCGGCTCCACTCGCGCTGCTGTTGCTGCTCCGAGAAGTCGAATACGGTGCTGGCGTGCCGCCGCAGCCGCAGGCGCTGCTCCCAGTCGGCCGTGCTCAGGTTGGTCAGGGCGAATTGGTTGCTGGTTGCCGGTTGTTGGCTGTTCGTTTGGGCTGGTGCCGGGCTGCCGTGATTGAGCACGTAGGTGAGCTGTTCCTCGTTCCACTGGCCCAGGCTCACGAGGTAACGGTGGAGCAGTTGGGCAATGTTGGTAGCCGGGGCGGTTTCGTCCTTCGCCGATTTACCGGCGTCGGGGCGGCGGGTGATGATGTAGAGGCGGTGGCGGGGTCGGGTGAAGGCCACGTAGAGCAGGTTGAGGGCTTCCACGAAGGTTTTTTCGCGCTCCTCGGCGTACTGGTCTGCCAGCACGGTCTGGGCTAGCTCCTTGCGCTGCTTGACCACGGCCACCGGCGGCATTTCGGCCACGGGCTTGTCTTCCGCCGCCAGCCGGCCCCAGAGGTAGGAGCCCCCGAAGGCCGAGCTGGGCTCGAGGCTCCAGTCAGCCCAGGGTACGATGACCACGCCGTAGGCCAGGCCCTTCGCCTTGTGCACCGTGGTGATGGTGACGGCCCCGCCGCGTCCGGCCGGGGCGTTGATGCTCAGGTTGCTTTTGCGCTGGTCCCAGTAAGCCAGAAAGTTGCCCAGGTTGTTGCCGAAGCGCAGGGAGTACTCCAGGGTCAGATCCAGAAAGCGGAACAGATACTCGCTTTCCTCGCGCCGGTGCAGCAGGCCAAACAGGCCCATCAGCTTCTCGCTCAGCTCGTAGAGGTCGAGGTTGCCGGTTTGCTTTTCCTGCACGTCGTAGCCCAGGCGGCGCAGCTCGTCGAAAAACGGCTTGCTGCGCTCCTCCTTGGCAATTTCCCCGATGCGCCGGGCGCGGGTAGGGGTAGGCGGCACCCCACGTACCACTTTATCGACCAGCAGCAAAGCCTCCACCCGGGCCAGGGAGTTGGTAGGCTGGTGCAGCACCCGCAGAATAGCCACCAGCAAATTTACCACTTCGGCAAACTCCAACGACAGCGAATCAGCCGAAATGATGTCATAGCCCCGCTCTTTCAGAAACTTGGCCACCCGCCGGCTCTGGTCGCGGCGGCGGCACAGCACGGCCACGTCTTCCAGCCGGAACCCGTCGGCCAGGGCTTGCTCCACCAGGGCCAGGGTGAGGTAGAGCGTGCTTTCGTCGTAGTCAAGGGACTCCGCGCCGCTATGGCCGGGCAGGGGTTCGTCGGTATAGCGGCTTTCGGCGGGGCGGTACAGGCGGGCCGGGGCATCGGGCTGGGTAAGGAGGATTTCGACGTGGGCCTCACCCCCCGGCCCCCCTCTCCCGCGGAGAGGGGGGAGCCTGATGACGGTCGTTCTGACGGGGCGGAGCTACTCCGCTCACGCTGCGCAGCCCCGCCGTGCGCGTCAGATTCTGACGGGTTTGGTTTGTTTAGCGCCTGATGAAGGGTATCAAGTACATTCGGAAGCTGGTGCAGTACCTGCTCGTTAGTAAAGCGAATTATCCGGTAACCAAGTCCTTCTAGTTCGTGGGTGCGGCCTGCGTCATATTCAGCCTGTTCATGGTCGCCGTGGACTTCGCCATCAATTTCTACGACCAGCAGGGCCGGAATGCACACGAAATCCACGATAAACGAGCCGATGACGTGCTGGCGGCGAAACTTCGCGCCCAGCTTACCGTCCCGAAGCTCCTGCCAGAGTACTTCCTCCGCCGGAGTAGGGTGCCGCCGCATTTCCTTGGCAAAATTCGATGTCTTCTCCCAGGCGCGTGCATCAGCCGTCATCACAAACTCGCCTACGGTGCCAGTAGGTAGCAATGGCACCGTATCCGTTGCGGGGCTGCGCAGCGCGAGCGAAGCAGCTCCGCGTCGTTGCACGGAATCGTCAGGCTCCCCCTCTCCGCGGGAGAGGGGGCCAGGGGGTGAGGCCTGCACAAACTCCGCGTCGTAAATCTGCTGCACCAGTTCCAGCTGCGGGTGGCTCTGGGAAACGTGCGTAAAAAAGTCGTTGTTGAACTGGATGATCTGCGGGCCCGAGCGGTAATTGGTTTGTAGGGAAGCCGGTTCCAGGGCGCCTTCCAGCCCGATATAGCGCGCTTCCAGAATGTCGCGGGTTTCCTCATCCTGGGCGCGGTTGATGAGCGGCAGCGTGTGGCCCTGGTACAGGCGCAGAATCTGCTCCATTTCGCCCCCGCGCCAGCGGTAGATGGCCTGCTTGGCGTCGCCCACAGCTAGGCTCAGGTTGCCGCCCGCCACGGCGTTTTCCACCAGCGGCAGCAGGTTGTTCCACTGCAGTTCCGAGGTGTCCTGAAACTCGTCGATGAGCAGGTGCTGGTATTTCTCGCCCAGCCGCTCGTACAGAAACGGCACTGGCTCGCGCAGCACTATCTGGGCCAGCCGCCGGTTGAACTCCCCAATCAGCACCACGTTGCGGTCCTGACTTACCTGCTGCACGGCCTTGCTCAGCTCACTCAGCAGCGACACGTGAAACAGCTGCGGCAGCATTCCTTCGATCAGCAGATACTGGCTCAGATACTGGTCGCGCCGCTGCTCAAGCTCCTGGAATACCTGCGTCAGCTCACCCGCCACAGCTTCCAGCGCGGGCTTCAGCGGACCTTTCATAGCATCGGCGCTGCCCCACTTGCCTGTCTCCGCCGCCTTGCGGGCCGTAGCGGTAGGGACGCTGCCCGGCTCCTCCAGCCAGCGCAGTGGCTTGGTGAAGTGCGAGTGCACGCCCCGACTGCCGCCCGCCAGCTGGTCGGGCACGAGGCCATGCTGAGCTAACGCGGCCGTGGCCCGGTCGCCGAGGGCCTGCATGTCGGTCTGCATCTGCTCCCGGCGCTGCTTGAGGGTTTTGTGCAGGGTACGAAACTCCTTCAGCTCCATCTGCTGCAGCTGGGCCACGGCCTCATGCACCGACTCATTCAGCAGAAACTTGCCGAAGCGCATCATCTCGTCGGGCAGCTGGTTCCAGCTGCGGCCTTCCTCGGCCTTGCTCAGGGCGTAGTCCTGCAGGGTGCGCGTGAGCAGGGCGTGCTCCTCGCCGCGGTTTACCTTATCCAGCAGCAAAGCCACCGCCGCGTGCAGTATGGATTCGTCGTCGAGCTCCACCTCGAAGGCAGCCGGCAAGCCCAGCTCCCGCGTGAAAGCCTGCACCACCCGCTGCACAAACGAGTCGATGGTACTCACGGCGAAGTCGGCGTAGTGGTAGAGCACCAGCTTGAACGTTTGCTGGGCCCGGCGGCGCAGCTGCTGCTGGCGCTGCTCGGGCGTGTCCAGCGTGCGGGGCAGCAGACCGTCGGCGTACAGCTCCTCGGCCAGCTCGGCCAGCAGCGTGTCGGCTTTGGTATCAATGCCGGGGTTGGAAAACCCGCGCAATGCCCCAATGATACGCTCCTTCATTTCGGCCGCGGCGGCGTTGGTGAAGGTAATGGCCAGAATGCTCTTGTAGTAGCCCGCTTCGTTGGCGCCCAGGGCCAGCCGCAGGTATTCCTTGGTAAGCTGATAGGTTTTGCCGGAGCCGGCAGAAGCGGAATAGATGCGGAAGGTAGCGGACATAGGGCGGAAATAATCTACGGTAAAGGTCGCAGGAATGCGTTGATTGCAATGATAAAAGCTACTTTCACCTCATGCTACGCCATATTCATACTGCTAAGCCGCATTGGAATTACTTACTGATTCTTCTGTTCATGCTTCTGTTGGCCTGCACACTGGATTCGCAGTTCGAGAAGGGTGGGATGGAAGCGAACCACCAGTACATTTTAGTGATGGGCGTTATCCTAGCCTGTTACTTGCTGCCCAGTCAGGCTAAGCATATTACGTTGGCTGAGAAGCTTGTTCTACCAATAGTGCTGGCTCCCTTTGCCTTCGTGCTGGGGCTCTTATTCTCTGGTGTCCTGCTATACAGCGCCAGCTCCTTAACAGGGAATTCTGGATTTGTTGATTTAGAGGAAGCTCCAACCGACGTGGTATTGCTGGCCGATTTTCTATGGTATGCCTCTACGATTATCGGCTACAAAGTGCTAACTAAAGCCTTTCGTACTCTTTTCTATACAGACCTGCGGGACTAGCTTGCCTTACATCCGCGCTGATTTAGCTGCTGCTACAGCATGAATAGGGCTTTATATTGTGCTTTTCTAGATTGATATTCTTGCTTATGGGAGCAGCGGTAAAATCCTATGTCTTTGACAACTGGTATCCGTCGTTGGAAGAATGCCTGGCGCTTGTATACAAGAAGTATGATAGGAAATTAATGGTGTTCATCAAGCATAATCACTTTGATCCTGACACTGAAGAGGAACTGAACACGGGATTAGCCAGTGACTACGCCTATAGGTTCGTAGATTCAGCTATAGAAGATGTGGATGGATTTGGACGGTATCGGCCAGTTGATTTTTCCAGAATGGAATACGAGGGACAGAAGTATATCTTTTTGTCAACAGGCGCTTCCGAATTGGGTTCGGCAATTATGACCATCCTTGCTGATGTATTAATTGAGCTGGGCGGCCGAGAAACGAAATAACTCATCCTATACCGCCTCCCAAACCCGTGCCGCCACCTCTGGCGTGATGCGCATGGGCCGCATGGTTTTGGGGTCGAGGAGCACCCACTGGGTTTCGGCCTCGCAGAGCAGCTTGCCATCCGCGGCCCGCTCGATGCGCACGTGCCGCTGTGAGGTCACGCCTTCCATTTTTGATACCCAGGTGATGCAGCGCAGCTCGTCGCCGAGCAGGGCGGGAGCGAGGTAGCGGATGTTGTGCTCCCTTACCACCCACACGTAGTTCGGCTGCTCCTCGGCGGGCGTAGCGGCCAGCCAGTGCGCCCCAGCTGTATCCTGCACCCACTGCACGTAGCGCACGTTGTTGGCGTGGTTCAGCGCGTCAATGTCCTCGGGCTGTACCGTGATGAAGTGCGTAAAGCGGAAAGGAGTGGGTGCATCCATAAAGCAGGCAGAATACCAGCCCAAAGCTAACAGGTTTCGCAGGGTGGCCGGAATATAGCTTTATCCACAGTTCGCCAACCGTCGCCAACTGTTGGGTTATCAGTTGTATGTCAGATATTACTGACCACGGATAGCCATTGCCATAAATAATCCGTACCTTTGCAGCCGCATTTGAGAACGGCCACGTTCCGCGCAGCTTGTGAGCTGCCTTTAAAAAAACCTGTTGGGCCGGCTTTGTCTTCCGTCCGTTGCTTCCGTCACTTGTCGTTGTGTAGAGTGGGAGAAGAGCGTCGCTGAATCCGCTGTTTTCAGAGCTATAGTCTCCACTCCATTATCACAGACATGGAACAAGAAAAGGTAAAAATGAAATTCAGCGAGCTGACCCTCTCTGAAGAAATGCAGCGCGCCATTGCTGAAGTTGGGTACGAAGAAGCTTCCCCCATTCAGGAAGCCGCTATTCCCGTGATGCTGCAGGGCCGCGACGTAATCGGGCAGGCCCAGACGGGTACCGGTAAAACCGCCGCCTTCGCCATCCCCGCCATCGAAATGGTTGATACGGAGTCGCGTGAGGTGCAGGCCATTGTGCTCTGCCCCACCCGTGAGCTGGCCGTACAGGTTTCCGGCGAAATCCAGAAGCTGGGCAAGTACAAGCGTGGCTTGGCCGTAGTGCCGATTTACGGCGGTAGCTCCTACGACCGGCAGTTCCGCGCCCTAGAGCGCGGCGTGCAGATCGTGATTGGTACGCCCGGCCGCGTGATGGACCACATCGAGCGGGGCACCCTCAAGCTGGATGCCTGCAAGATGATCATCCTCGACGAAGCCGACGAAATGCTCGACATGGGCTTCCGCGACGACATCGAAACGGTGCTCAAGAAAATGCCTGAGCAGCGCCAGACGGTATTCTTCTCGGCTACCATGAGCAAGCCGATCATGGAGATGACCAAGCGCTACCAGAAGGATCCGCAGATCGTGAAGGTCAACCATCAGGAAATGACGGTGACCAACATCGAGCAGAGCTACTTCGAGGTGCGTGGCCCCCAGAAGAAAGATGTGCTGACGCGTCTGATCGACATGTACAACATCAAGTCGGGCATCGTCTTCGCCAACACGAAGCGCATGGTGGATGAGATTGTGGGCGACTTGCAGGCCAAAGGCTACTTCGCCGAAGGTTTGCACGGCGACATGGGCCAGCAACAGCGCCAGAACACCCTCGACAAATTCCGCAAAGGCACCCTGGAAATCCTCGTAGCCACCGACGTAGCCGCCCGCGGCATCGACGTGGAGAACGTGGAAGTGGTCGTCAACTACGACCTGCCCGCCGACGAGGAATACTACGTGCACCGCATCGGCCGCACGGGCCGCGCCGGCAAAACGGGTAAGGCCTTCACCTTCGTGAGCGGCCGCGACATCTACAAGCTGCGCGACATCATGCGCTTCACCAAAGCCACCATCAAGCAGGAGCGCGTGCCCAGCTTCGAAGATGTGTCGGAGGTGAAAACCACGCTGATGCTGAACTCCATCAAGGAAGTAATTGAAAAGGGTAACCTGGACAAATACATTGCCCGCGTGCAGCGTCTTATCGATCAGGACCAGGAAGATGGTGTTACGTCCCTCGACGTGGCTGCTGCCCTGCTGAAAATGACGATGAAGGAAGACAAGCGCGCCCAGGAAAGCCTCGACGCCAGCCGCACCCAAGGTGCTGCCCGCCCCGGCTTCACGCGCCTCTTCGTTACGATGGGCAAGAAAGACCGTCTGCACCCCCGCGACATCGTGGACCTGATTGCCGAAAACACCAGCCTCACGGCCGGTAAAGTTGGTGATATTGCCCTCTACGACAAGTTCAGCTTCGTGGAAGTGCCCAATGAGTTCGTGGAAGAAGTTATCAGCCAGCTCGGCCGCAGCTCTATCCAGGGCCGGCCGGTAGCCTTCAATATTGCTACGCCCCGCCAGGAAGGTGATGCGCAGCAGGAAGGCGGCAACCGCGGCGGCTTCGGCGGCGGTGAGCGTCCGCGTCGGGGCCCAGGTGGGTTCGGCGGTGGCGACCGTCGTGAAGGCGGTAGCTCCTACGGCGGCAACCGCAGTGGCGGCTCTTATGGGGGCAACCGGGGCGGCAGCTCTTTCGGCGGCGACCGTCGTGAAGGCGGCAGCTCCTACGGTGGCAACCGCGGTGGCGGAAGCTACGGCGGCAACCGGGGCGGTGGCTCCTTCGGCGGTGACCGTCGTGAAGGCGGCAGCTCCTACGGTGGCAACCGCGGTGGCGGAAGCAGCGGTGGCTACAAAGGCAAGCGCGAAGACAACAACTTCGACGAATAGAACCCCGGAACCGAGGATTCTGACCCACAGATTGGCTACGCCAAACTCCGTTTCGTGCGGATTTAGCTGAGCGCACAGATTTCGTGGACGATCCACAATAGACAAAAGGCTCCGTGTTTACGGAGCCTTTTGTGTTTTCCCGCCTGACTGTTGAATGCCTGCGAAACAGAAAAGAGCCGCTCGATGAGCGGCTCTTTTCTTGAATTTTATTGCCCACAGAATCCGCGTAGTCCGAAGAATTCGCACGAAACGAAGTTCGGCGCAGCCAACGCGGGGCTTCGTCTTTCTACTTGGATGAGTCGCGGAGGGTGCGGATTTCGTCGTGGGCAGCCTGCACTCCCTGATATTGCTTTTCTACTACGGTTTTAAGTTGGCCGGGCAGGTCCTGGGCTTTAAGAGCGGTCTGGTAGGCTTTCACTGCATAGTCTTCGCCCCGTTCGCACTCGTTCAGGATGCTCTTGTTGTCTT belongs to Hymenobacter sp. J193 and includes:
- a CDS encoding DEAD/DEAH box helicase, which produces MEQEKVKMKFSELTLSEEMQRAIAEVGYEEASPIQEAAIPVMLQGRDVIGQAQTGTGKTAAFAIPAIEMVDTESREVQAIVLCPTRELAVQVSGEIQKLGKYKRGLAVVPIYGGSSYDRQFRALERGVQIVIGTPGRVMDHIERGTLKLDACKMIILDEADEMLDMGFRDDIETVLKKMPEQRQTVFFSATMSKPIMEMTKRYQKDPQIVKVNHQEMTVTNIEQSYFEVRGPQKKDVLTRLIDMYNIKSGIVFANTKRMVDEIVGDLQAKGYFAEGLHGDMGQQQRQNTLDKFRKGTLEILVATDVAARGIDVENVEVVVNYDLPADEEYYVHRIGRTGRAGKTGKAFTFVSGRDIYKLRDIMRFTKATIKQERVPSFEDVSEVKTTLMLNSIKEVIEKGNLDKYIARVQRLIDQDQEDGVTSLDVAAALLKMTMKEDKRAQESLDASRTQGAARPGFTRLFVTMGKKDRLHPRDIVDLIAENTSLTAGKVGDIALYDKFSFVEVPNEFVEEVISQLGRSSIQGRPVAFNIATPRQEGDAQQEGGNRGGFGGGERPRRGPGGFGGGDRREGGSSYGGNRSGGSYGGNRGGSSFGGDRREGGSSYGGNRGGGSYGGNRGGGSFGGDRREGGSSYGGNRGGGSSGGYKGKREDNNFDE
- a CDS encoding vitamin K epoxide reductase family protein, which gives rise to MNPTQLSRELRTAQTPDLKRRRWIIGLSLLGAAMGQIVTLYQTGIIRHLPDPPIGPFDSDKVDASDYGYKRLDTPDAAGMLITYAFTTALASAGGKDRALLKPWVPLAMGGKILSDVLTNLTLAREEWQENKALCFYCQTANVLSVASLALAVPEVVRAARNAFGGGPNNVAQV
- a CDS encoding thioesterase family protein, translated to MDAPTPFRFTHFITVQPEDIDALNHANNVRYVQWVQDTAGAHWLAATPAEEQPNYVWVVREHNIRYLAPALLGDELRCITWVSKMEGVTSQRHVRIERAADGKLLCEAETQWVLLDPKTMRPMRITPEVAARVWEAV
- a CDS encoding 3'-5' exonuclease, translated to MEQALADGFRLEDVAVLCRRRDQSRRVAKFLKERGYDIISADSLSLEFAEVVNLLVAILRVLHQPTNSLARVEALLLVDKVVRGVPPTPTRARRIGEIAKEERSKPFFDELRRLGYDVQEKQTGNLDLYELSEKLMGLFGLLHRREESEYLFRFLDLTLEYSLRFGNNLGNFLAYWDQRKSNLSINAPAGRGGAVTITTVHKAKGLAYGVVIVPWADWSLEPSSAFGGSYLWGRLAAEDKPVAEMPPVAVVKQRKELAQTVLADQYAEEREKTFVEALNLLYVAFTRPRHRLYIITRRPDAGKSAKDETAPATNIAQLLHRYLVSLGQWNEEQLTYVLNHGSPAPAQTNSQQPATSNQFALTNLSTADWEQRLRLRRHASTVFDFSEQQQQREWSRKLHFALRRVIMAPDVERVAGQLTAEGLVSRRERPELLQRLRQVVQHPQLAPYFQPGVIAETEREILVGGAPREDYKPDRVVFEPGLGEGRGRVTLLDFRVPPPEDRHQQLVRQYGQLFKRLGFADVRGLLYYFETEEVVAFRC
- a CDS encoding UvrD-helicase domain-containing protein, coding for MSATFRIYSASAGSGKTYQLTKEYLRLALGANEAGYYKSILAITFTNAAAAEMKERIIGALRGFSNPGIDTKADTLLAELAEELYADGLLPRTLDTPEQRQQQLRRRAQQTFKLVLYHYADFAVSTIDSFVQRVVQAFTRELGLPAAFEVELDDESILHAAVALLLDKVNRGEEHALLTRTLQDYALSKAEEGRSWNQLPDEMMRFGKFLLNESVHEAVAQLQQMELKEFRTLHKTLKQRREQMQTDMQALGDRATAALAQHGLVPDQLAGGSRGVHSHFTKPLRWLEEPGSVPTATARKAAETGKWGSADAMKGPLKPALEAVAGELTQVFQELEQRRDQYLSQYLLIEGMLPQLFHVSLLSELSKAVQQVSQDRNVVLIGEFNRRLAQIVLREPVPFLYERLGEKYQHLLIDEFQDTSELQWNNLLPLVENAVAGGNLSLAVGDAKQAIYRWRGGEMEQILRLYQGHTLPLINRAQDEETRDILEARYIGLEGALEPASLQTNYRSGPQIIQFNNDFFTHVSQSHPQLELVQQIYDAEFVQASPPGPLSRGEGEPDDSVQRRGAASLALRSPATDTVPLLPTGTVGEFVMTADARAWEKTSNFAKEMRRHPTPAEEVLWQELRDGKLGAKFRRQHVIGSFIVDFVCIPALLVVEIDGEVHGDHEQAEYDAGRTHELEGLGYRIIRFTNEQVLHQLPNVLDTLHQALNKPNPSESDAHGGAAQRERSSSAPSERPSSGSPLSAGEGGRGVRPTSKSSLPSPMPRPACTAPPKAAIPTNPCPAIAARSPLTTTKARSTSPWPWWSKPWPTGSGWKTWPCCAAAATRAGGWPSF